A stretch of the Cumulibacter soli genome encodes the following:
- a CDS encoding molybdopterin-dependent oxidoreductase → MTISRGFSRRAETPAVDLPPGQHLTTGFPVLTAGATQSVSTEKWRFTVTAETGQALQWTWPQMMDLPAETIDVDIHCVTQWSKLDTSWRGVSLDTFFTDVETGFDYVMVHSYGGYSTNLPLVDLLDGKAWIAYEYDGAPLSAEHGGPARLLVPHLYFWKSAKWVTGITMQQFDEPGFWEGFGYHNYGDPWREERYAGD, encoded by the coding sequence ATGACCATTTCGCGAGGTTTCTCGCGGCGCGCTGAAACGCCCGCTGTCGATCTGCCACCTGGCCAGCACCTCACAACAGGGTTCCCGGTACTCACCGCTGGCGCGACCCAGAGCGTCTCGACGGAAAAATGGCGTTTCACCGTCACGGCCGAAACCGGACAGGCACTGCAGTGGACATGGCCACAGATGATGGATCTACCTGCTGAGACGATCGATGTTGACATTCATTGCGTAACGCAGTGGTCGAAGCTCGACACCTCGTGGCGCGGGGTCAGTCTGGACACCTTCTTCACCGACGTCGAGACCGGCTTCGACTACGTGATGGTGCATTCGTATGGCGGGTACAGCACGAACCTGCCGTTAGTAGACCTGCTCGATGGCAAGGCGTGGATCGCGTACGAGTACGACGGGGCGCCATTGAGCGCGGAGCACGGTGGGCCGGCGCGCTTGCTGGTTCCGCACCTCTACTTCTGGAAATCGGCAAAGTGGGTCACCGGTATCACGATGCAGCAGTTCGACGAACCTGGATTCTGGGAGGGCTTCGGGTATCACAACTACGGGGACCCATGGCGTGAAGAGCGGTACGCCGGTGACTGA